One genomic window of Cyanobium sp. ATX 6F1 includes the following:
- the atpA gene encoding F0F1 ATP synthase subunit alpha, translated as MVSIRPDEISAILKQQIADYDKSVSVSNVGTVLQIGDGIARVYGLEKVMSGELVEFEDGTEGIALNLEDDNVGVVLMGEGRGIQEGSTVKASGRIASVPVGDALLGRVVNPLGLPIDGKGEIASTESRLIESMAPGIIQRKSVHEPMQTGITAIDAMIPIGRGQRELIIGDRQTGKTAIAIDTILNQKGEDVVCVYVAIGQKSASVANVVEVLRERGALDYTVVVFASASEAAALQYLAPYTGAAIAEYFMYKGKATLIVYDDLTKQAQAYRQMSLLLRRPPGREAYPGDVFYCHSRLLERAAKLSDAMGKGSMTALPIIETQAGDVSAYIPTNVISITDGQIFLSSDLFNSGLRPAINVGISVSRVGGAAQTKAIKKIAGTLKLELAQFDELAAFSQFASDLDAATQKQLGRGKRLRELLKQPQFSPLLLAEQVAVVYAGVKGLIDEVPVEQCALFVRELREYLKTNCANYIETVQRDKQLSEESEALLKSAINEVKASLLAVA; from the coding sequence ATGGTTTCCATCCGACCCGACGAGATCAGCGCCATCCTCAAGCAGCAGATCGCTGACTACGACAAGTCAGTTTCGGTCAGCAACGTCGGAACGGTGTTGCAGATCGGCGATGGCATCGCCCGGGTCTACGGCCTCGAGAAGGTGATGTCCGGTGAACTGGTGGAGTTCGAAGACGGCACCGAGGGCATCGCCCTCAACCTCGAGGACGACAACGTCGGCGTGGTGCTGATGGGCGAAGGCCGTGGCATCCAGGAGGGCAGCACCGTCAAGGCTTCGGGCCGGATTGCTTCGGTGCCCGTGGGCGATGCCCTGCTCGGTCGCGTGGTGAACCCCCTGGGCTTGCCGATCGACGGTAAGGGCGAGATCGCCTCCACCGAAAGCCGCCTGATCGAGTCGATGGCGCCGGGCATCATCCAGCGGAAGTCGGTGCATGAACCGATGCAGACCGGCATCACGGCGATCGACGCCATGATTCCCATCGGCCGCGGCCAGCGGGAACTGATCATCGGCGACCGCCAGACCGGCAAGACCGCCATCGCCATCGACACGATCCTCAACCAGAAGGGTGAGGACGTCGTCTGCGTCTATGTGGCCATTGGCCAGAAGTCGGCCTCGGTGGCCAACGTGGTCGAGGTGCTCCGGGAGCGCGGCGCCCTCGACTACACCGTGGTGGTGTTCGCCAGCGCTTCGGAAGCGGCGGCCCTTCAATACCTGGCCCCCTACACCGGCGCCGCCATCGCTGAGTACTTCATGTACAAGGGCAAGGCCACGCTGATCGTCTACGACGACCTCACCAAGCAGGCCCAGGCGTACCGCCAGATGTCGCTGCTGCTGCGCCGTCCCCCCGGCCGTGAGGCCTACCCCGGTGACGTGTTCTATTGCCACAGCCGCCTGCTGGAGCGGGCCGCCAAGCTCTCCGACGCCATGGGCAAGGGCAGCATGACCGCCCTGCCGATCATTGAAACCCAGGCGGGTGACGTCTCGGCCTACATCCCCACCAACGTGATCTCGATCACCGATGGTCAGATTTTCCTCAGCTCCGACCTGTTCAACTCCGGTCTGCGTCCCGCCATCAACGTGGGCATCTCGGTGAGCCGCGTGGGCGGCGCCGCCCAGACCAAGGCGATCAAGAAGATCGCCGGCACCCTCAAGCTCGAACTGGCCCAGTTCGATGAACTGGCGGCCTTCTCCCAGTTCGCCTCCGACCTCGATGCCGCCACCCAGAAGCAGTTGGGCCGTGGCAAGCGTCTTCGGGAGCTGCTCAAGCAGCCCCAGTTCAGCCCCCTGTTGCTGGCCGAACAGGTGGCCGTGGTCTACGCCGGAGTCAAGGGCCTGATCGACGAGGTGCCTGTGGAGCAGTGCGCTCTGTTTGTGCGTGAATTGCGCGAATACCTCAAGACCAATTGCGCCAACTACATCGAGACCGTTCAGCGCGACAAGCAACTGAGCGAGGAGTCTGAGGCCCTGCTCAAGAGCGCCATCAACGAAGTCAAGGCCAGCCTTCTGGCCGTCGCCTGA
- a CDS encoding allophycocyanin subunit beta: MQDAITNVINLSDVQGLYLDDSSIGRLEQYFASGELRVRAAATVSANASAIIKDAVAKTLLYTDITRPGGNMYTTRRYAACIRDLDYYLRYATYAMLAGDSSILDERVLNGLKETYNSLGVPIGATVQSIQAIKESAASLVGPEAGRELGVYLDYISSGLGN, from the coding sequence ATGCAAGACGCGATCACCAACGTCATCAATCTCTCTGACGTTCAGGGTCTCTACCTCGACGACTCCTCCATCGGTCGCCTCGAGCAGTACTTCGCCAGTGGTGAACTGCGCGTGCGCGCTGCCGCCACCGTTTCCGCCAACGCCTCGGCCATCATCAAAGATGCCGTGGCCAAAACGCTGCTCTACACGGACATCACCCGTCCGGGCGGCAACATGTACACCACCCGTCGCTATGCGGCCTGCATCCGCGACCTCGACTACTACCTGCGCTACGCCACCTACGCGATGCTCGCGGGCGACTCTTCGATCCTCGATGAGCGCGTGCTCAATGGCCTCAAGGAGACCTACAACTCCCTGGGTGTGCCCATCGGCGCCACGGTGCAGTCGATTCAGGCGATCAAGGAATCGGCTGCCTCGCTGGTCGGTCCCGAAGCCGGGCGTGAACTGGGCGTCTACCTCGACTACATCAGCTCCGGTCTGGGCAACTGA
- the atpE gene encoding ATP synthase F0 subunit C, which yields MDSITSAASVVAAGLAVGLGSIGPGIGQGTAAGGAVEGIARQPEAEGKIRGTLLLSLAFMESLTIYGLVVALVLLFANPFAN from the coding sequence ATGGATTCGATTACTTCCGCTGCGTCTGTTGTGGCAGCCGGTCTGGCCGTCGGCCTGGGCTCCATCGGCCCCGGCATTGGTCAAGGCACCGCTGCCGGCGGCGCCGTTGAAGGCATTGCCCGCCAGCCTGAAGCCGAAGGCAAGATCCGCGGCACCCTGCTGCTGTCTCTGGCCTTCATGGAGTCGCTCACCATCTATGGCCTGGTGGTCGCCCTGGTTCTGCTGTTTGCGAACCCCTTCGCCAACTGA
- a CDS encoding ATP synthase gives MTSSPAEVAMAETLPLGGARLQTSGDMADYARLKRRLIQATLIASATAVPIAALAFDLSTAGSLLVGALAGLLYLWLLSRSVDKLGNGAKSVGKVQLLVPVVLVIASTRIPQMDLLPALIGFLLYKPALLIQGLLDARVGSTQR, from the coding sequence ATGACCTCCTCCCCTGCGGAGGTGGCCATGGCCGAAACGCTCCCCCTTGGTGGGGCTCGTTTACAGACCAGCGGCGACATGGCTGATTACGCGCGGCTCAAGCGGCGCCTGATCCAGGCCACCCTGATCGCTTCCGCTACGGCGGTGCCGATCGCTGCCTTGGCCTTTGACCTCTCCACGGCAGGAAGTCTTCTGGTCGGTGCCCTCGCCGGGCTCCTCTACCTGTGGCTTCTTTCCCGCAGCGTGGACAAGCTCGGCAACGGCGCCAAGTCAGTGGGAAAGGTCCAGCTTCTGGTGCCTGTGGTGCTCGTCATCGCCTCCACCAGGATCCCCCAGATGGATCTCCTTCCAGCCCTGATCGGTTTCCTGCTCTACAAACCCGCCCTTCTGATCCAAGGGCTGCTCGATGCCAGAGTTGGTTCAACCCAGCGCTGA
- the atpH gene encoding ATP synthase F1 subunit delta, producing MPLLNSITTPYAEAFLQVADQRGETDEVIAQAKELLVLWHETPSLGEALASPVIEVEAKKDVLVKLFADQLTPSFLNLLKLLTDRSRIGVLDAVLERLLELYREQRQIALATVTSATPLSDEQQAQLSAKVQAVAGTDKVEIKLLVDPALIGGFIISLGSQVIDASLSGQVRRLGLELARVS from the coding sequence ATGCCACTGCTCAATTCCATCACCACTCCCTACGCCGAAGCCTTTCTGCAGGTCGCTGACCAGCGTGGGGAAACCGATGAGGTGATTGCCCAGGCGAAGGAGCTTCTGGTCCTCTGGCACGAAACCCCCAGCCTCGGGGAGGCCCTGGCCTCGCCCGTGATCGAAGTGGAGGCCAAGAAGGACGTGCTGGTCAAGCTGTTTGCCGATCAGCTCACCCCCTCGTTCCTCAACCTGCTCAAGCTGCTCACCGACCGCTCACGCATCGGTGTGTTGGACGCTGTCCTCGAGCGTCTGTTGGAGCTCTACCGGGAACAGCGCCAGATCGCTCTGGCCACCGTCACCTCAGCCACCCCCCTCTCGGATGAGCAGCAGGCTCAGCTGAGCGCGAAGGTGCAGGCGGTTGCCGGCACCGACAAGGTTGAGATCAAGCTCCTGGTGGATCCCGCCCTGATCGGCGGCTTCATCATCAGCCTCGGCTCCCAGGTGATCGACGCCAGCCTCTCGGGCCAGGTGCGTCGACTCGGTCTGGAGCTGGCCCGGGTGAGCTAG
- a CDS encoding phycobilisome rod-core linker polypeptide, with protein MGSSRGFVASEPPVSAMAKALRPGKPQGLTRRRSLPERLRLSRFPGEGELQSVLRNVYRQLLNRDVLASERLGDAESQLRDGHISVSEFVALLASSELFGQRLNRLAPLRAATAAYLALLGRAAQASEVSAFLASQANHGQQRALETLINSDEYATNFGRDTVPYLRGLDTPDGLPLTTLNRTASLYGGNAALNPPTKGAI; from the coding sequence ATGGGCAGCAGCCGCGGCTTCGTCGCTAGCGAACCGCCGGTTTCGGCGATGGCCAAGGCCCTGCGTCCCGGCAAGCCCCAGGGGCTGACCCGCCGCCGCAGCCTCCCGGAGCGCTTGCGGCTGTCAAGGTTCCCCGGCGAAGGCGAGTTGCAGAGCGTGCTCCGCAACGTTTATCGCCAACTCCTCAATCGTGATGTGCTGGCCTCAGAACGCCTCGGTGATGCCGAATCCCAGCTCCGTGATGGCCACATCTCGGTGTCGGAATTCGTGGCGCTCCTGGCCTCCAGCGAGCTGTTTGGGCAGCGCTTGAACCGGCTGGCCCCGCTGCGGGCCGCAACGGCGGCCTACCTCGCTCTGCTAGGGAGGGCCGCCCAGGCCAGCGAAGTGAGCGCGTTCCTGGCCAGCCAGGCCAACCACGGTCAACAACGGGCCCTCGAAACCCTGATCAACAGCGACGAGTACGCCACCAACTTCGGCCGCGACACGGTGCCCTACCTCCGCGGCCTCGACACCCCGGACGGCCTGCCACTCACCACGCTGAACCGCACCGCCAGCCTCTACGGCGGCAACGCTGCTCTCAATCCACCCACCAAGGGCGCGATCTGA
- a CDS encoding phycobilisome linker polypeptide: MRLFKITACIPCPEKARTQRELQNTYFTKWVPYQSWFAEQQRIMKQGGKILKVELVAGRRQINVGN; this comes from the coding sequence ATGCGTCTGTTCAAGATCACGGCCTGCATTCCCTGTCCTGAAAAGGCTCGGACCCAGCGCGAGCTGCAAAACACCTACTTCACCAAGTGGGTGCCGTACCAAAGCTGGTTCGCTGAACAACAGCGCATCATGAAGCAGGGCGGAAAGATTCTGAAGGTCGAACTCGTGGCGGGTCGGCGTCAGATCAACGTCGGCAACTGA
- a CDS encoding F0F1 ATP synthase subunit B → MITFVAPLLASHGSFGFNLDPFETNIINLAIVIAGLWKFLPGFLGAILERRRSAILTELNDAENRLAEAATSLAEAQQALAAAQQKAAKILTDGQARAQSIRLESELRTVEEMARMKQGAATDLSSEAARVTTLLRREAARLAIEKALTSLPSQLDQAAQARLIDQSIANLGAS, encoded by the coding sequence ATGATCACCTTCGTTGCCCCTCTGCTGGCCAGCCACGGAAGCTTCGGTTTCAACCTGGATCCGTTTGAGACCAACATCATCAACCTGGCGATCGTGATCGCCGGTCTGTGGAAGTTTCTGCCCGGTTTTCTGGGCGCGATCCTGGAACGGCGCCGTAGCGCGATCCTCACTGAGCTGAACGATGCCGAGAACCGTCTGGCTGAAGCCGCCACTTCGTTAGCGGAAGCTCAGCAGGCCCTTGCTGCGGCTCAGCAAAAAGCGGCCAAGATCCTCACCGACGGACAAGCCCGGGCGCAGTCGATTCGCCTCGAGAGCGAATTGCGCACCGTTGAAGAGATGGCGCGCATGAAGCAGGGCGCCGCCACTGATCTGAGTTCAGAAGCGGCCCGGGTGACCACCCTGCTGCGCCGGGAAGCGGCCCGGCTGGCGATCGAGAAAGCCCTGACCTCGCTGCCTTCCCAACTCGATCAAGCGGCCCAGGCTCGGCTGATCGATCAGTCCATCGCCAACCTGGGGGCCTCCTGA
- the atpB gene encoding F0F1 ATP synthase subunit A: protein MVPLPLNLPFAALEVGQHLYWHLGNYNIHGQIFLSSWVVIGALLTVVVIGSRKLERDPRGLQNLLEYLWAYIRDIARDYIGEKAYRDWLPFIGTLFLFIFVSNWGGALIPWKLIHLPSGELGAPTADINTTIALALLVSLAYFYAGLSRKGFRYFEYYVEPTPIMLPFKIVEDFTKPLSLSFRLFGNILADELVVAVLAFLVPLIVPLPVMFLGLFTSAIQALIFATLAAYYIGEAVHESHA, encoded by the coding sequence ATGGTTCCCTTGCCACTCAATCTTCCCTTCGCCGCCCTGGAGGTTGGACAACACCTCTACTGGCACCTGGGCAACTACAACATCCATGGCCAGATCTTCCTGAGCTCCTGGGTGGTGATTGGAGCCCTGCTGACCGTTGTGGTGATCGGATCCCGCAAGTTGGAGCGCGATCCCCGCGGTCTCCAGAACCTGCTGGAATATCTCTGGGCCTACATTCGTGATATCGCGCGTGATTATATCGGAGAAAAGGCCTATAGAGATTGGCTGCCTTTCATCGGCACCCTTTTCTTGTTCATCTTCGTCAGCAACTGGGGCGGTGCCCTGATCCCCTGGAAACTCATCCACCTTCCCAGTGGGGAATTGGGTGCCCCCACCGCAGACATCAACACCACCATCGCCCTGGCCCTGCTGGTTTCTCTGGCCTACTTCTATGCCGGCCTGAGTCGTAAGGGCTTCCGATACTTCGAGTACTACGTGGAGCCCACGCCGATCATGTTGCCTTTCAAGATCGTCGAGGATTTCACCAAGCCGCTCTCGCTTTCTTTCCGTTTGTTCGGCAACATCCTTGCCGATGAACTTGTTGTGGCGGTGCTGGCTTTTCTCGTTCCCCTCATCGTTCCCTTGCCCGTGATGTTCCTGGGTCTGTTCACAAGCGCGATCCAGGCATTGATCTTCGCCACCCTCGCCGCCTACTACATCGGCGAGGCCGTCCATGAATCCCACGCCTGA
- a CDS encoding class I SAM-dependent methyltransferase has protein sequence MPEGSTDAATPVVSAFYDRFPYPGDPLQDGPPPGYNWRWCVPCAYGVCTGAVPEWPEPLRILDAGCGTGVSTDYLAHLNPGAEILAVDISPGTLEVARERLRRSGAAGRASVRIEQRSLLDLAGEGPFDYINSVGVLHHLKQPQAGLRALAELLRQGGLLHLFLYADGGRWEIHRTQRALTLVGAGADGEGLRLGRELLASLPERNRLRRHHEQRWALDTAADANFADMYLHPQESSYDLDRLFAFVAAADLQFAGFSNPQVWDPARLLEGELLERARALPKREQWQLVEALDPDISHFEFFLSQGELAAADWSRDQVVLAARGQRNPCLWGWPGSSLLGPDLEPLNLEPEAVALLQAIDAAGADTPLGELDLDWAPEPLAAVARGLVSRQLLLLRP, from the coding sequence ATGCCCGAGGGATCCACCGATGCCGCCACTCCCGTGGTGAGCGCCTTCTACGACCGCTTTCCCTACCCCGGTGACCCCCTCCAGGACGGCCCTCCCCCCGGGTACAACTGGCGTTGGTGTGTGCCCTGCGCCTACGGCGTCTGCACCGGTGCCGTGCCGGAATGGCCCGAACCGCTGCGGATCCTGGACGCGGGTTGTGGCACCGGTGTCAGCACCGACTACCTGGCCCACCTCAACCCGGGCGCCGAGATCCTGGCGGTGGACATCAGCCCCGGCACCCTTGAGGTGGCCCGCGAACGGTTGCGCCGCTCGGGTGCCGCCGGGCGCGCCTCGGTGCGGATCGAGCAGCGCAGCCTGCTGGACCTGGCGGGCGAAGGACCGTTCGATTACATCAACTCCGTTGGCGTCCTCCATCACCTCAAGCAGCCCCAGGCGGGGCTCAGGGCCCTGGCCGAGCTGCTGCGGCAGGGGGGGCTGCTGCACCTCTTCCTCTACGCCGATGGGGGACGCTGGGAGATCCACCGCACCCAACGGGCCCTGACGCTGGTGGGTGCAGGAGCCGACGGGGAGGGGCTGCGCCTGGGCCGCGAACTGCTCGCGAGCCTGCCGGAGCGGAACCGCCTGCGCCGTCACCATGAACAGCGCTGGGCCCTGGACACGGCCGCGGATGCCAACTTCGCCGACATGTATCTGCATCCCCAGGAGAGCAGCTACGACCTCGATCGCCTGTTCGCCTTCGTGGCCGCCGCTGACCTGCAGTTCGCCGGCTTCTCCAATCCCCAGGTCTGGGATCCCGCCCGCCTGCTCGAGGGGGAGCTTCTGGAACGGGCCCGGGCCCTGCCGAAGCGGGAACAGTGGCAACTGGTCGAGGCGCTCGATCCCGACATCAGCCATTTCGAGTTCTTCCTCAGCCAGGGGGAACTGGCGGCGGCCGACTGGAGCCGTGATCAGGTGGTGCTTGCGGCCCGCGGTCAGCGCAACCCCTGTCTCTGGGGCTGGCCGGGGTCCAGCCTGCTGGGTCCTGATCTGGAGCCCCTCAACCTGGAGCCTGAAGCGGTCGCCTTGCTGCAGGCGATCGACGCGGCCGGGGCGGACACGCCCCTGGGCGAGCTGGATCTGGATTGGGCCCCGGAGCCTCTGGCCGCCGTGGCACGGGGACTTGTGAGCCGGCAGCTGTTGCTGCTCAGGCCCTGA
- a CDS encoding F0F1 ATP synthase subunit B': MTSWLLLAAAGTPEGGLFDLDATLPLMAVQVVLLTFILNALFFRPIGRTVEEREGYIATSRADSKQKLAQAQRLEADLKTQLKEARQEAQKLIVAAEEETDRLYRDALAAAMADSNASREKARREIDTQRETAMGQILLDADQLGDLIVQRLLAAQ; the protein is encoded by the coding sequence ATGACCAGCTGGCTCCTGCTTGCCGCAGCCGGTACACCGGAGGGGGGTCTCTTCGACCTCGATGCCACCCTGCCGCTCATGGCGGTGCAGGTGGTGCTCCTCACCTTCATTCTCAACGCCCTGTTCTTCCGTCCCATCGGCCGGACGGTCGAGGAGCGCGAGGGCTACATCGCCACCAGCCGCGCTGATTCCAAGCAGAAGCTTGCCCAGGCTCAACGGCTCGAGGCTGACCTCAAGACCCAGCTCAAGGAGGCCCGTCAGGAAGCCCAGAAGCTGATCGTTGCGGCCGAGGAAGAAACCGACCGCCTCTACCGCGACGCCCTGGCGGCCGCGATGGCCGATTCCAATGCCAGTCGGGAAAAGGCTCGCCGGGAGATCGACACCCAGCGGGAAACCGCGATGGGGCAGATCCTTCTTGACGCCGATCAGCTCGGAGACCTCATTGTCCAACGTCTGCTGGCTGCCCAATGA
- a CDS encoding phycobilisome rod-core linker polypeptide, which yields MTVTASSGSPRVSPQLFDTLPLSSVRQAEQQDRFPDLGELDNLSTFFQTGLVRVEVARRLSANADGIVGRAANRIFSGGTPLSYLDAPLTPESQRSAEATPLAADQIAFAASVATFAQGSATKGFLGRVLGGLQADADVRVVLPTGFSPISVALYGTERMRKSVRDLAWFLRYVGYSVMAGDPSILSVNTRGLRDVLEKGCSLTATNVALQEMRAAAAELFNGEPEARSLVIEAFNVLIKELDVPTPSPRQRLGSPENQGLQLPANYALAAQGKAPRYNIKPGQTGAQKAEVIRAAYRQVFERDIVKGYSQVVSPVEATQVRQGQISMREFIRSLGQSKEYRQQFYGRFSNSRAVELAFRHFLGRGISSREEFTRYFDIVSAQGLKGLVDALINTQEYARVFGEETVPFLRDLGEEAQESAGWGSNRKLFNFSAPFEGAPQYVTLYASYRQPFADQHAYGGGNDPLALNYGAIFPSGTASVATRPAPVGYDNRRILIGNGIAQPGQMDSPQFRKAKPRRVGPKLVRLQQISTGGSSVPRRGGQPSIRRTESSTSAVIDAVYVQVLGTAGYAGERLKVEEIKLENGDICLRDFIREVARSTAFRRRYWNGLYITKAIEIIHRRLLGRPTFGRWEIDGYFDTAARKGFYGVVDAILASSEYSESFGEDTVPYERFITANDLNARRVPALKRPFNAGAYADIQPQQLRRPDVRTQEGIVNSSEVTPRNLTARKRVVLGGWKAKISANDDDAQGFDTSGSDTATGSFATIAPQSWPENPPPTRRWSAARWQPKQVATQV from the coding sequence ATGACCGTGACCGCCAGCAGCGGCAGCCCCAGGGTTTCACCCCAGCTGTTTGACACCCTGCCGCTCTCCAGCGTCCGTCAGGCGGAGCAACAGGACCGCTTCCCCGATCTCGGCGAGCTCGACAACCTCAGCACCTTCTTCCAGACCGGTCTCGTACGTGTGGAGGTCGCCAGGCGTCTGTCGGCCAACGCCGATGGCATCGTTGGTCGCGCGGCGAACCGCATCTTCTCCGGCGGTACCCCGCTCTCCTACCTCGATGCCCCGCTGACCCCGGAGTCCCAACGCAGCGCTGAGGCCACGCCCCTGGCGGCCGATCAGATCGCCTTTGCGGCCTCGGTCGCCACGTTTGCCCAGGGCAGTGCCACCAAGGGCTTCCTGGGCAGGGTTCTTGGGGGCCTCCAGGCCGATGCGGATGTGCGCGTCGTGCTCCCCACCGGCTTCAGCCCGATCAGCGTCGCCCTGTACGGCACGGAGCGCATGCGCAAATCCGTGCGCGACCTGGCCTGGTTCCTGCGTTACGTGGGCTACTCAGTGATGGCCGGCGACCCCAGCATCCTTTCTGTGAACACCCGCGGCCTGCGGGATGTGCTCGAGAAGGGATGCTCCCTGACAGCCACCAACGTGGCCCTGCAGGAAATGCGCGCCGCCGCCGCGGAGCTGTTCAACGGCGAGCCTGAAGCCCGGAGCCTGGTGATCGAGGCCTTCAACGTCCTGATCAAGGAACTCGACGTTCCCACCCCCTCCCCCCGCCAGCGTCTCGGCAGCCCCGAAAACCAGGGTCTGCAGCTACCTGCCAACTACGCGCTGGCAGCCCAGGGCAAGGCCCCCCGCTACAACATCAAGCCCGGCCAGACCGGCGCCCAGAAGGCCGAGGTGATCCGGGCGGCCTACAGGCAGGTGTTCGAGCGCGACATCGTCAAGGGCTACAGCCAGGTGGTGAGCCCTGTTGAGGCCACCCAGGTGCGTCAGGGACAGATCTCGATGCGCGAGTTCATCCGCTCCCTTGGCCAGAGCAAGGAGTACCGCCAGCAGTTCTACGGGCGCTTCTCCAACAGCCGCGCCGTCGAGCTGGCCTTCCGCCACTTCCTTGGCCGAGGCATCAGCTCCCGAGAGGAGTTCACCCGCTACTTCGACATCGTCAGTGCCCAGGGCCTCAAGGGCTTGGTCGACGCTCTGATCAACACCCAGGAATACGCCCGGGTGTTCGGGGAGGAAACCGTTCCCTTCCTGCGCGATCTCGGGGAGGAAGCCCAGGAGAGCGCCGGCTGGGGGTCCAACCGCAAGCTGTTCAATTTCAGCGCGCCCTTCGAGGGGGCACCGCAGTACGTCACGCTCTACGCCTCCTACCGCCAGCCCTTCGCCGATCAACACGCCTACGGCGGCGGCAACGACCCGCTCGCCCTCAACTACGGCGCCATCTTCCCCTCGGGCACGGCGTCCGTGGCCACCCGTCCAGCTCCTGTCGGTTACGACAACCGACGGATCCTGATCGGCAACGGCATCGCCCAGCCGGGGCAGATGGACAGCCCCCAGTTCCGCAAGGCCAAGCCCCGCCGGGTGGGGCCGAAACTGGTGCGCCTGCAGCAGATCTCCACCGGCGGCTCCTCGGTTCCGCGCCGTGGTGGACAACCCAGCATTCGCCGAACCGAATCAAGCACCAGCGCGGTGATCGACGCCGTCTACGTGCAGGTGCTGGGCACGGCCGGCTATGCCGGTGAGCGCCTGAAGGTGGAGGAGATCAAGCTCGAGAATGGCGACATCTGCCTGCGGGACTTCATCCGTGAGGTGGCTCGCTCAACCGCTTTCCGTCGCCGCTACTGGAACGGTCTGTACATCACCAAGGCGATCGAGATCATCCACCGCCGGCTGCTGGGTCGCCCCACCTTCGGTCGCTGGGAAATTGACGGCTACTTCGACACCGCGGCCCGAAAGGGTTTTTACGGGGTGGTGGATGCCATCCTCGCTAGCTCCGAATACAGCGAAAGCTTCGGTGAGGACACCGTCCCGTACGAGCGCTTCATCACCGCGAACGATCTCAACGCGCGACGGGTGCCCGCCCTCAAACGGCCCTTCAACGCCGGCGCCTATGCGGACATCCAGCCCCAGCAGTTAAGGCGGCCCGATGTGAGAACTCAGGAGGGCATCGTCAACAGCTCGGAGGTCACCCCGCGCAACCTGACCGCCCGCAAGCGGGTGGTATTGGGCGGCTGGAAAGCCAAGATCAGCGCCAACGACGACGACGCTCAAGGTTTCGACACCAGCGGCAGCGACACCGCCACGGGGAGCTTCGCCACCATCGCTCCCCAGAGCTGGCCCGAGAACCCCCCTCCCACCCGCCGCTGGAGCGCCGCTCGCTGGCAGCCCAAGCAGGTGGCCACGCAGGTCTAG
- a CDS encoding allophycocyanin, whose amino-acid sequence MSIVSNSIINADAEARYLSPGELDQIKSFVAGGQRRLRVARVLSESRERLVKQAGGALFQKRPDVISPGGNAYGEEMTASCLRDMDYYLRLVTYGIVAGDVTPIEEIGIIGAREMYRALGTPLEAMAEAVRELKFASSTLLTGADAEEAGFFFDYVIGALS is encoded by the coding sequence ATGAGCATCGTCTCCAACTCGATCATCAACGCGGATGCTGAAGCCCGCTACCTCAGCCCCGGCGAACTCGACCAGATCAAGTCCTTCGTCGCCGGCGGTCAACGCCGGCTTCGGGTGGCTCGAGTCCTGAGCGAGAGCCGGGAACGCCTCGTCAAGCAGGCCGGCGGCGCCCTCTTCCAGAAGCGTCCAGACGTGATCTCCCCGGGGGGCAATGCCTACGGCGAAGAGATGACGGCCTCCTGCCTCCGCGACATGGACTACTACCTGCGCCTTGTGACCTACGGGATCGTGGCCGGCGATGTCACTCCCATTGAGGAGATCGGCATCATCGGGGCCCGCGAGATGTACCGCGCTCTCGGCACCCCACTCGAAGCCATGGCAGAAGCCGTGCGCGAACTGAAATTCGCCTCAAGCACTCTGCTCACCGGAGCTGACGCTGAAGAAGCTGGCTTCTTCTTCGATTACGTCATCGGCGCCCTTTCCTGA